The following are encoded together in the Nocardioides thalensis genome:
- the secY gene encoding preprotein translocase subunit SecY, producing the protein MLSAFVNAFRTPDLRRKLLFVLGIIVIFRAGSQIPAPGVHVYNVQECINIAQEGESAGIYNLINLFSGGALLQLTIFALGIMPYITASIILQLLVVVIPRLEALKKEGQAGQTKITQYTRYLTLGLAVLQATGIVALARSGNLLQGCDPTQYPLLHSDDTKTFLILVVTMTAGTAVIMWLGELITERGIGNGMSILIFCQVVATFPAALWQVGKSQGWWTFGVVIAIGMVIVAGVIFIEQSQRRIPVQYARRMVGRKMFGGSSTYIPLKVNQAGIIPVIFASSLLYLPAMAVQFNATSDAAWVKWVSDYFVTGDHPLYMATYFLLIIFFTYFYVSITFNPVEVADNMKKYGGFIPGIRAGKPTQDYLSYVLSRITLPGALYLGLISLIPLIAIVLIDANQSFPFGGTSILIMVGVALDTVKQIESQLQQRNYEGFLR; encoded by the coding sequence GTGCTCAGCGCGTTCGTGAACGCCTTCCGGACCCCGGACCTGCGGCGCAAGCTGCTGTTCGTCCTGGGCATCATCGTGATCTTCCGGGCCGGCTCGCAGATCCCCGCACCTGGCGTGCACGTCTACAACGTGCAGGAGTGCATCAACATCGCCCAGGAGGGCGAGAGCGCCGGGATCTACAACCTGATCAACCTGTTCTCCGGCGGGGCGCTGCTCCAGCTCACGATCTTCGCGCTGGGCATCATGCCCTACATCACCGCGAGCATCATCCTGCAGCTGCTCGTCGTCGTGATCCCGCGGCTGGAGGCCCTCAAGAAGGAGGGCCAGGCCGGCCAGACGAAGATCACGCAGTACACCCGCTACCTCACGCTGGGCCTGGCCGTGCTCCAGGCGACCGGCATCGTCGCGCTCGCGCGCTCGGGCAACCTGCTCCAGGGCTGTGACCCGACGCAGTACCCGCTGCTGCACAGCGACGACACCAAGACGTTCCTCATCCTGGTCGTCACCATGACCGCCGGCACCGCCGTGATCATGTGGCTCGGTGAGCTGATCACCGAGCGCGGCATCGGCAACGGCATGTCCATCCTGATCTTCTGCCAGGTCGTCGCGACCTTCCCGGCTGCCCTCTGGCAGGTCGGCAAGAGCCAGGGCTGGTGGACCTTCGGCGTCGTCATCGCCATCGGCATGGTCATCGTCGCCGGCGTCATCTTCATCGAGCAGTCGCAGCGCCGGATCCCGGTGCAGTACGCCCGCCGCATGGTCGGTCGGAAGATGTTCGGCGGCAGCTCGACGTACATCCCGCTCAAGGTCAACCAGGCGGGCATCATCCCGGTCATCTTCGCCTCGTCGCTGCTCTACCTGCCGGCGATGGCGGTGCAGTTCAACGCGACCAGCGACGCCGCCTGGGTCAAGTGGGTCTCAGATTATTTCGTGACCGGCGACCACCCGCTCTACATGGCGACATACTTCCTGCTCATCATCTTCTTCACCTACTTCTACGTGTCGATCACCTTCAACCCAGTCGAGGTGGCCGACAACATGAAGAAGTACGGCGGCTTCATCCCCGGGATCCGGGCGGGCAAGCCGACCCAGGACTACCTGTCCTACGTCCTGTCCCGCATCACGCTGCCGGGCGCTCTCTACCTGGGTCTGATCTCGCTCATCCCGCTGATCGCGATCGTGCTGATCGACGCCAACCAGAGCTTCCCGTTCGGAGGCACGTCGATCCTGATCATGGTCGGCGTCGCGCTCGACACGGTGAAGCAGATCGAGAGCCAGCTCCAGCAGCGCAACTACGAAGGATTCCTGCGGTAA
- a CDS encoding adenylate kinase translates to MRLLIMGPPGAGKGTQAKFVAEHCGIPAISTGDIFRANVSQGTPLGVEAKKYMDAGEYVPDEVTNLMVRNRIDEPDAEPGFLLDGYPRTLAQVEELDGMIAHTGHRLDAVIVLTVDQDEVVQRLLQRAQIEGRADDTEDVIRRRQELFAEETAPLIDVYKKRGLVHEIDGLGDVEDVTKRIFDVIDQIPES, encoded by the coding sequence ATGAGGCTGCTGATCATGGGCCCGCCCGGCGCGGGCAAGGGCACCCAGGCGAAGTTCGTCGCAGAGCACTGCGGCATCCCGGCGATCTCGACCGGCGACATCTTCCGTGCCAACGTCTCGCAGGGCACCCCGCTCGGCGTCGAGGCGAAGAAGTACATGGACGCCGGCGAGTACGTGCCCGACGAGGTCACCAACCTCATGGTGCGCAACCGCATCGACGAGCCCGACGCCGAGCCCGGCTTCCTGCTCGACGGCTACCCGCGCACCCTGGCCCAGGTCGAGGAGCTCGACGGGATGATCGCGCACACGGGCCACCGGCTTGACGCGGTCATCGTGCTGACGGTCGACCAGGACGAGGTCGTGCAGCGGCTGCTGCAGCGCGCCCAGATCGAGGGTCGCGCCGACGACACCGAGGACGTCATCCGGCGGCGGCAGGAGCTGTTCGCGGAGGAGACCGCCCCGCTGATCGACGTCTACAAGAAGCGCGGCCTCGTGCACGAGATCGACGGCCTCGGCGACGTCGAGGACGTCACGAAGCGGATCTTCGACGTCATCGACCAGATCCCCGAGTCGTAG
- the map gene encoding type I methionyl aminopeptidase, which produces MAFARLEIKTPEQVLVMREAGLVVGRTLELLRDAVRPGITTGELDRIAEEHIRSQGATPSFLGYGEPPFPASICASVNDEVVHGIPGDRVLREGDVISIDCGAIVDGWHGDAAITVPVGEIAPEVAELLRVTEEALWRGLAAVRLGGRVGDISHAIESYVREQGAYGITEGYTGHGIGSAMHLDPDVPNYGKPGRGPRLKRGLALAVEPMITLGTSDTDLADDEWTVLTSDGSWAAHFEHTFALTDNGVWVLTALDGGAARLGDLYGGPATA; this is translated from the coding sequence GTGGCGTTCGCGCGTCTGGAGATCAAGACACCGGAGCAGGTCCTCGTCATGCGCGAGGCCGGCCTGGTGGTCGGCCGGACCCTCGAGCTGCTCCGCGACGCCGTGCGCCCCGGGATCACCACGGGCGAGCTCGACCGGATCGCGGAGGAGCACATCCGCAGCCAGGGGGCGACGCCGTCGTTCCTGGGCTACGGCGAGCCGCCGTTCCCCGCGTCGATCTGCGCGTCGGTCAACGACGAGGTCGTCCACGGCATCCCGGGTGACCGGGTGCTGCGCGAGGGCGACGTCATCTCGATCGACTGCGGCGCGATCGTCGACGGCTGGCACGGCGACGCCGCGATCACGGTGCCGGTCGGGGAGATCGCTCCCGAGGTCGCCGAGCTGCTGCGGGTGACCGAGGAGGCGCTGTGGCGCGGGCTCGCTGCCGTGCGGCTCGGCGGCCGGGTCGGCGACATCTCGCACGCGATCGAGTCCTACGTCCGCGAGCAGGGCGCCTACGGCATCACCGAGGGCTACACCGGCCACGGCATCGGCTCGGCCATGCACCTCGACCCCGACGTGCCCAACTACGGCAAGCCCGGCCGTGGCCCCCGGCTCAAGCGCGGCCTCGCCCTCGCGGTGGAGCCGATGATCACCCTCGGCACCTCCGACACCGACCTCGCCGACGACGAGTGGACCGTTCTCACCAGCGACGGTAGCTGGGCCGCGCACTTCGAGCACACCTTCGCGCTGACCGACAACGGCGTCTGGGTGCTCACCGCCCTCGACGGCGGCGCCGCGCGTCTCGGGGACCTGTACGGCGGCCCGGCGACCGCCTAG
- a CDS encoding isochorismate synthase, translating into MSADRPLLFASGDQAYVADRVVRTWHTPDGSSAAWADEVVAALEPGERAIGALSFAPGAPGILHQVTGSERPLVRTAGEEPERTYEVREFPTPDEYAAMVREAVERIAEGPLRKVVLGRCLDVISDPPLVPSEIIDRLLVTRPGRYVFSVPLEGATEVLVGASPELLVRREGDQIACTPLAGSVPHSDDPDEDARRAEALLLSAKDLAEHAFVVDAIVRTLKEVCVDVDVAAAPTLLSTDTVWHLASPITARLADPETGPSALRLAQLLHPTPAVGGVPTAEAAAMITALEGDLRDYFAGFVGWVDGDGDGEFAVTIRAATIDGPRLRLFAGAGIVAGSDPASEVAETGAKLATMARVTGLP; encoded by the coding sequence GTGAGCGCGGACCGGCCCCTTCTCTTCGCCTCGGGCGACCAGGCGTACGTCGCCGACCGCGTCGTGCGCACCTGGCACACGCCGGACGGCTCCTCGGCCGCGTGGGCCGACGAGGTCGTGGCCGCGCTGGAGCCGGGGGAGCGGGCGATCGGGGCGCTGTCGTTCGCGCCCGGCGCGCCGGGGATCCTCCACCAGGTCACCGGCTCCGAGCGGCCGCTGGTGCGGACGGCGGGCGAGGAGCCGGAGCGCACCTACGAGGTGCGTGAGTTCCCGACGCCCGACGAGTACGCCGCGATGGTGCGCGAGGCCGTCGAGCGGATCGCCGAGGGCCCGCTGCGCAAGGTCGTGCTCGGCCGCTGCCTCGACGTGATCAGCGACCCGCCGCTCGTGCCGTCGGAGATCATCGACCGCCTCCTGGTGACCCGGCCGGGCCGCTACGTCTTCTCGGTGCCGCTCGAAGGTGCCACCGAGGTCCTGGTCGGGGCGAGCCCCGAGCTGCTGGTGCGGCGCGAGGGTGACCAGATCGCCTGCACGCCCCTCGCCGGGTCGGTGCCGCACAGCGACGACCCCGACGAGGACGCGCGGCGGGCCGAGGCCCTGCTCCTCTCGGCGAAGGACCTCGCCGAGCACGCGTTCGTCGTCGACGCGATCGTCCGCACCCTCAAGGAGGTCTGTGTCGACGTCGACGTTGCCGCCGCCCCGACCCTGCTCTCCACCGACACGGTCTGGCACCTCGCCTCGCCGATCACGGCCCGGCTCGCCGACCCGGAGACGGGGCCCAGCGCGCTGCGCCTCGCCCAGCTCCTGCATCCCACGCCTGCCGTCGGCGGCGTGCCGACGGCCGAGGCGGCCGCGATGATCACGGCCCTCGAGGGCGACCTGCGCGACTACTTCGCCGGGTTCGTCGGCTGGGTCGACGGCGACGGCGACGGCGAGTTCGCGGTGACGATCCGCGCCGCCACCATCGACGGGCCGCGGCTGCGGCTCTTCGCGGGCGCCGGCATCGTCGCCGGCTCCGACCCGGCCTCGGAGGTCGCCGAGACCGGCGCCAAGCTCGCCACCATGGCCCGGGTCACCGGCCTCCCATGA
- a CDS encoding 4'-phosphopantetheinyl transferase family protein, whose translation MTVVRFLAVDEALAGPALRLTATEQARHDRLRAERDRRSYRAAHRLVRLCVAELVGGDAADVELAQECPECRLTDHGRPYVVGAPDVHVSLSHTRGWVAAMASDAPCGIDVEQVREVSAGVPRRVLSAAEQAWVADQGDPTRAFAVLWARKEALVKAGVGSIDDAARLDALTDARLRDWAEAPADAAGSWVRLSPAAP comes from the coding sequence ATGACCGTCGTCCGGTTCCTCGCCGTCGACGAGGCGCTGGCCGGCCCCGCACTCCGCCTCACCGCGACCGAGCAGGCGCGCCACGACCGGCTGCGCGCGGAGCGCGACCGCCGGTCCTACCGGGCCGCCCACCGCCTGGTCCGGCTCTGTGTCGCCGAGCTGGTCGGCGGCGACGCCGCCGACGTCGAGCTCGCGCAGGAGTGCCCCGAGTGCCGGCTGACCGACCACGGCCGGCCGTACGTCGTCGGCGCGCCCGACGTGCACGTGAGCCTGAGCCACACGCGGGGGTGGGTGGCCGCGATGGCGTCCGACGCGCCCTGCGGGATCGACGTGGAGCAGGTGCGCGAGGTCAGCGCCGGCGTACCGCGCCGGGTGCTGTCCGCCGCCGAGCAGGCCTGGGTGGCCGACCAGGGCGACCCGACCCGCGCGTTCGCGGTGCTTTGGGCTCGCAAGGAGGCCCTGGTCAAGGCGGGCGTGGGCTCGATCGACGACGCCGCCCGGCTGGACGCGCTCACGGACGCGCGGCTGCGGGACTGGGCCGAGGCGCCCGCCGACGCCGCGGGGTCCTGGGTGCGCCTGTCGCCCGCGGCTCCCTAG
- a CDS encoding FadR/GntR family transcriptional regulator, producing MAMGSLRAQQTVQRLKADIMAGRWPVNGKIPTEGELAEELGVGRSTIREAVRSLAYLGMLEPSPGRGTFVRSLGPVRGVLADFAAEHSWVDVLHIRRMLEIQAAELAVLRATDEALDRVQEAHEAELAGDGAPGRFHAVVIDIGENLVLAELYNGLSAALRRAMDDGTSIEDAGAVRLAKSVQASLDEHAALIAALRTRNLLAAVSLAAEHACHDLVRPAE from the coding sequence ATGGCGATGGGCAGCCTGCGGGCACAGCAGACCGTGCAGCGGCTGAAGGCCGACATCATGGCCGGCCGGTGGCCCGTCAACGGCAAGATCCCGACCGAGGGCGAGCTCGCCGAGGAGCTCGGCGTCGGCCGCAGCACGATCCGCGAGGCGGTGCGGAGCCTGGCCTACCTCGGCATGCTCGAGCCGTCGCCGGGGCGCGGCACGTTCGTCCGGTCGCTGGGGCCGGTGCGCGGCGTGCTCGCCGACTTCGCCGCCGAGCACTCGTGGGTCGACGTCCTGCACATCCGCCGGATGCTCGAGATCCAGGCAGCGGAGCTCGCCGTCCTGCGGGCGACCGACGAGGCGCTCGACCGCGTGCAGGAGGCGCACGAGGCAGAGCTGGCGGGCGACGGCGCACCGGGCCGCTTCCACGCCGTCGTCATCGACATCGGGGAGAACCTGGTCCTGGCCGAGCTCTACAACGGCCTCTCGGCCGCGCTCCGGCGGGCCATGGACGACGGCACCAGCATCGAGGACGCGGGCGCCGTACGCCTGGCGAAGAGCGTCCAGGCGAGCCTCGACGAGCACGCCGCACTGATCGCGGCGCTCCGCACGCGCAACCTGCTCGCGGCGGTCTCGCTGGCGGCCGAGCACGCCTGTCACGATCTCGTCAGGCCCGCCGAGTAA
- a CDS encoding TerC/Alx family metal homeostasis membrane protein, whose protein sequence is MEVTTLEWAITIAVTVGVLIFDVIVIARDPHEPTLKECAIALSVYIGAAVAFGVWTWSYHGQDYGIEFYAGWLTEYSLSIDNLFVFIILMAALKVPRKYQQEALMVGIVLALIFRGIFIALGYTLIENFSWVFYIFGAFLVYTAVNLVRSHMTHEEEHPEDNAIVKFAQTHLRTGTAYHGLKLWYHENGVRVFSPILIVIIALGFTDILFALDSIPAIFGITQEPYLVFTANVFALMGLRQLYFLLGGLLKKLVYLSFGLAFILAFIGVKLVLHALHENELSFINDGHHVSVPEISSLLSLGVIITTLILTAVASLWRTRNEEADTVDEVMADVDETPGSDWRS, encoded by the coding sequence GTGGAAGTAACGACCCTGGAATGGGCCATCACCATCGCCGTCACCGTCGGCGTGCTCATCTTCGACGTCATCGTCATCGCACGTGACCCGCACGAGCCGACGCTCAAGGAGTGCGCGATCGCGCTCTCGGTCTACATCGGCGCGGCCGTCGCGTTCGGCGTGTGGACCTGGTCCTACCACGGCCAGGACTACGGCATCGAGTTCTACGCCGGCTGGCTGACCGAGTACAGCCTGTCGATCGACAACCTGTTCGTCTTCATCATCTTGATGGCGGCGTTGAAGGTCCCGAGGAAGTACCAGCAGGAAGCGCTGATGGTCGGCATCGTGCTGGCCCTGATCTTCCGCGGCATCTTCATCGCGCTCGGCTACACGCTGATCGAGAACTTCAGCTGGGTCTTCTACATCTTCGGCGCGTTCCTCGTCTACACCGCGGTCAACCTCGTCCGCAGCCACATGACGCACGAGGAGGAGCACCCCGAGGACAACGCGATCGTGAAGTTCGCGCAGACCCACCTGCGCACCGGCACGGCGTACCACGGGCTGAAGCTCTGGTACCACGAGAACGGTGTCCGGGTGTTCTCGCCGATCCTGATCGTGATCATCGCGCTCGGCTTCACCGACATCCTGTTCGCGCTCGACTCGATCCCGGCGATCTTCGGCATCACCCAGGAGCCCTACCTGGTGTTCACGGCCAACGTGTTCGCGCTGATGGGGCTGCGCCAGCTCTACTTCCTGCTCGGCGGCCTGCTCAAGAAGCTCGTCTACCTGTCCTTCGGGCTCGCGTTCATCCTGGCGTTCATCGGCGTGAAGCTCGTGCTGCACGCCCTGCACGAGAACGAGCTGTCGTTCATCAACGACGGCCACCACGTGAGCGTCCCGGAGATCTCCTCGTTGCTGAGCCTCGGGGTGATCATCACGACGCTGATCCTCACCGCCGTCGCGAGCCTCTGGAGGACGCGCAACGAGGAGGCGGACACGGTCGACGAGGTCATGGCCGACGTCGACGAGACGCCCGGCTCCGACTGGCGGAGCTGA
- a CDS encoding FHA domain-containing protein, with product MDRLQVQWAGTSRTFDGDRVVIGRELDCDVTVGDARASRHHVIVQREAGAWVVVDASSNGTFVQGRRITRLPLGPAPVDLRLGRPDGEPVVVAALPVSAAPQAPADNDWWRQLPPPQLPTGAPAADAWQPQSVVPPGQLAHGTSVFLPAQVQAGRSLTIGRDHGNDIVLDDPLVSRRHARLDPAGPHGPAVLHDLGSFNGTFVNGQRLEGSIELEVGAEVIVGNQTFRWDGGQLLASATQHEFTLYADGLSTVLPDGRQLLQNASFQLGPSSLTAVIGPSGAGKSTMLGALTGLRPATHGRVIWQGHDLYAHYDQLRFQIGLVPQQDIQHPQLKVKQALGYAAKLRLPPDTTAQERDARVQTVAQQLQLTERLNNRIGTQLSGGQKKRVSIATELLTAPPLLFLDEPTSGLDPGLDLEVMKQLRTLADDGRVVMVVTHSVLALDVCDNVMVLAPGGRIAYFGPPAGVLEHFGCSTYPQVFDLLDDPDLWQRIPAPARSVDTASLPAAAAAVPAPPRQSLGRQFGTLVARNAAVVVADKLLLGMLLLLPLILGGLSRLVPGDNGLSLDASRFCPEGLQRLGPGRCQRPDGTIVPAVFDQGEPTQRLIVLIVAACLMGTAIAIRELVGERPIFRREYAVGLSPAVYFASKVFVLGAAAFLQGVVVTFIATVGLPGPDGSLGGTRVALTIATLSFTMAVVGLALSALVTSTEQTMPTLVGVIMVQLVLSGSLFAIAGRPLLEQIAWLSPSRWAYAASASAMGLVRGQNDRETEDWIALDGAGHYFMDMFVLGILCLLALGAGLLLVRRSATSDK from the coding sequence GTGGACCGACTCCAGGTGCAGTGGGCGGGCACGTCCCGGACGTTCGACGGTGACCGCGTCGTCATCGGCCGCGAGCTCGACTGCGACGTGACGGTGGGGGACGCCAGGGCGTCCCGCCACCACGTCATCGTGCAGCGCGAGGCCGGCGCCTGGGTCGTCGTCGACGCCAGCAGCAACGGCACGTTCGTCCAGGGGCGGCGCATCACGCGCCTACCGCTGGGCCCGGCGCCGGTCGACCTGCGGCTGGGCCGCCCGGACGGCGAGCCGGTGGTCGTCGCGGCGCTCCCGGTCTCGGCTGCGCCGCAGGCCCCGGCCGACAACGACTGGTGGCGCCAGCTGCCGCCGCCGCAGCTGCCCACCGGCGCGCCGGCCGCGGACGCGTGGCAGCCGCAGTCCGTCGTGCCGCCGGGCCAGCTCGCGCACGGCACGTCGGTCTTCCTCCCGGCCCAGGTGCAGGCCGGCCGGAGCCTGACCATCGGCCGCGACCACGGCAACGACATCGTGCTCGACGACCCGCTCGTCAGCCGGCGGCACGCCCGGCTCGACCCGGCCGGCCCGCACGGGCCCGCCGTGCTCCACGACCTCGGCAGCTTCAACGGCACGTTCGTCAACGGCCAGCGGCTGGAGGGCTCGATCGAGCTGGAGGTCGGCGCCGAGGTGATCGTCGGCAACCAGACGTTCCGGTGGGACGGCGGCCAGCTCCTCGCCTCGGCGACCCAGCACGAGTTCACGCTGTACGCCGACGGGCTCAGCACCGTGCTGCCCGACGGCCGGCAGCTGCTCCAGAACGCGTCGTTCCAGCTCGGCCCGTCCAGCCTGACCGCGGTCATCGGCCCGTCCGGCGCCGGCAAGTCGACCATGCTCGGCGCCCTCACCGGCCTCCGTCCCGCGACCCACGGCCGGGTGATCTGGCAGGGCCACGACCTCTACGCCCACTACGACCAGCTCCGCTTCCAGATCGGGCTGGTGCCGCAGCAGGACATCCAGCACCCGCAGCTGAAGGTCAAGCAGGCGCTCGGCTACGCCGCCAAGCTCCGGCTGCCTCCCGACACCACCGCCCAGGAGCGCGACGCCCGGGTGCAGACGGTCGCGCAGCAGCTCCAGCTCACCGAGCGGCTCAACAACCGGATCGGCACCCAGCTCTCGGGCGGCCAGAAGAAGCGCGTCTCGATCGCCACCGAGCTGCTCACCGCGCCGCCGCTGCTCTTCCTCGACGAGCCGACGTCCGGGCTCGACCCGGGGCTCGACCTCGAGGTCATGAAGCAGCTGCGCACCCTGGCCGACGACGGCCGCGTCGTCATGGTCGTCACCCACTCGGTGCTCGCCCTCGACGTCTGCGACAACGTGATGGTGCTCGCCCCCGGCGGCCGGATCGCCTACTTCGGCCCGCCCGCCGGCGTCCTCGAGCACTTCGGCTGCTCGACCTACCCGCAGGTGTTCGACCTGCTCGACGACCCCGACCTCTGGCAGCGGATCCCGGCGCCGGCGCGCTCCGTCGACACCGCCTCGCTCCCAGCGGCCGCGGCCGCCGTACCCGCTCCGCCACGGCAGTCCCTCGGCCGCCAGTTCGGCACCCTGGTGGCCCGCAACGCCGCCGTCGTCGTCGCCGACAAGCTGCTGCTCGGGATGCTGCTCCTGCTCCCGCTGATCCTCGGCGGGCTGAGCCGGCTGGTGCCGGGCGACAACGGGCTCTCGCTCGACGCGTCGCGGTTCTGCCCGGAGGGCCTCCAGCGGCTCGGCCCCGGCCGGTGCCAGCGGCCGGACGGCACGATCGTGCCCGCGGTGTTCGACCAGGGCGAGCCGACGCAGCGGCTGATCGTGCTGATCGTCGCCGCCTGCCTGATGGGCACGGCGATAGCCATCCGTGAGCTGGTCGGAGAGCGGCCGATCTTCCGGCGGGAGTACGCCGTCGGCCTCTCGCCCGCCGTCTACTTCGCCAGCAAGGTCTTCGTCCTGGGCGCCGCGGCGTTCCTCCAAGGCGTCGTCGTCACGTTCATCGCGACCGTGGGCCTGCCGGGACCTGACGGGTCCCTCGGCGGGACGCGGGTGGCGCTGACGATCGCGACGCTGTCGTTCACGATGGCCGTGGTCGGCCTGGCGCTCTCCGCGCTCGTGACGAGCACCGAGCAGACGATGCCCACGCTGGTCGGCGTGATCATGGTGCAGCTGGTGCTCTCCGGGTCGCTGTTTGCGATCGCCGGGCGGCCGCTCCTGGAGCAGATCGCGTGGCTGTCGCCGTCGCGGTGGGCGTATGCGGCGAGCGCGTCGGCGATGGGGCTGGTGCGGGGCCAGAACGACCGGGAGACCGAGGACTGGATCGCGCTCGATGGGGCGGGGCACTACTTCATGGACATGTTCGTGCTGGGGATCCTGTGTCTGCTGGCGTTGGGCGCGGGCCTGTTGCTGGTACGGCGGAGCGCCACTTCCGACAAGTGA
- a CDS encoding LLM class flavin-dependent oxidoreductase, giving the protein MSSSDLALSVLDLVPVRADQGSGDAIAASLELARTADRLGYTRYWLAEHHNMPAVAATNPPVLISMVAGATERIRVGSGGVMLPNHAPLVVAEQFALLEAAYPGRIDLGIGRAPGTDPVTSWALRHGAGGVSDEAVNRFPEYVDNVLAMMEPTGVGLDLRGRTHVLKATPSARSVPTIWLLGSSDYSARLAAEKGMPYVFAHHFSGSGTAEALELYRSSFQPSPELSEPRTFLTVNAAVAETAEEAERLALPQLLQMLALRTGQPLAPQPHVEEAEKRVADGLPPGHDDLLEAMRRRWVVGDPGAARAEIEGLAASYGVDEVMVHPVAGAYVGTDPAAAPGRVRTLELLVR; this is encoded by the coding sequence ATGTCTTCCTCTGATCTCGCCCTGTCGGTGCTCGACCTGGTGCCGGTGCGCGCCGACCAGGGCAGCGGTGACGCGATTGCGGCGTCGCTGGAGCTGGCGCGGACCGCTGACCGGCTCGGGTACACGCGGTACTGGCTTGCTGAGCACCACAACATGCCGGCGGTGGCGGCGACGAACCCGCCGGTGCTGATCTCGATGGTGGCGGGGGCGACGGAGCGGATCCGGGTGGGGTCGGGCGGCGTGATGCTGCCGAACCACGCGCCGTTGGTGGTCGCCGAGCAGTTCGCGCTGCTCGAGGCGGCGTACCCGGGGCGGATCGACCTCGGGATCGGCCGGGCGCCGGGCACCGACCCGGTGACGAGCTGGGCGCTGCGCCACGGTGCCGGTGGAGTGTCGGACGAGGCGGTCAACCGGTTCCCGGAGTACGTCGACAACGTGCTCGCGATGATGGAGCCGACGGGGGTCGGGCTCGACCTGCGGGGGCGCACCCACGTGCTGAAGGCGACGCCGTCGGCGCGGTCGGTGCCCACGATCTGGCTGCTGGGCTCCTCCGACTACTCCGCGCGGCTGGCCGCGGAGAAGGGAATGCCGTACGTCTTCGCCCACCACTTCTCCGGGTCCGGCACCGCCGAGGCGCTGGAGCTCTACCGCAGCAGCTTCCAGCCCTCGCCGGAGCTCTCCGAGCCGCGCACCTTCCTGACGGTCAACGCCGCGGTCGCCGAGACCGCCGAGGAGGCCGAACGGCTCGCGCTGCCGCAGCTGCTCCAGATGCTGGCGCTGCGCACCGGGCAGCCGCTCGCGCCGCAGCCGCACGTGGAGGAGGCCGAGAAGCGGGTGGCCGACGGGCTGCCGCCCGGCCACGACGACCTGCTGGAGGCGATGCGGCGCCGCTGGGTCGTGGGAGACCCCGGCGCGGCGCGCGCCGAGATCGAGGGGCTCGCGGCGTCGTACGGCGTGGACGAGGTGATGGTGCACCCGGTCGCCGGCGCGTACGTCGGGACCGACCCGGCGGCGGCCCCCGGACGCGTGCGAACCCTGGAGCTGCTCGTCCGCTGA
- the infA gene encoding translation initiation factor IF-1 encodes MAKKEGVIEMEGSVVEALPNAMFRVELSNGHKVLAHISGKMRQHYIRILPEDRVVVELSPYDLSRGRIVYRYK; translated from the coding sequence ATGGCGAAGAAAGAAGGCGTCATCGAGATGGAGGGCTCCGTTGTGGAGGCCCTTCCTAACGCGATGTTCCGCGTGGAGCTGAGCAACGGCCACAAGGTCCTCGCTCACATCAGCGGGAAGATGCGCCAGCACTACATCCGGATCCTCCCCGAGGACCGGGTCGTGGTGGAGCTTTCGCCGTACGACCTGTCCCGCGGACGGATCGTCTACCGCTACAAGTGA
- the rpmJ gene encoding 50S ribosomal protein L36, with protein sequence MKVNPSVKPICDKCKVIRRHGRVMVICENPRHKQRQG encoded by the coding sequence ATGAAGGTCAACCCGAGCGTCAAGCCGATCTGTGACAAGTGCAAGGTGATCCGTCGCCACGGCCGCGTCATGGTGATCTGCGAGAACCCGCGCCACAAGCAGCGCCAGGGCTGA
- the rpsM gene encoding 30S ribosomal protein S13, which yields MARLVGVDLPRDKRIEVALTYIYGIGRTSSQQLLAVTGVNPNLRVHELGDEELVKLRDAIESAGIKIEGDLRREVQADIRRKIEIGSYQGRRHRMGLPVRGQRTKTNARTRKGPKRTVAGKKKAK from the coding sequence ATGGCACGCCTCGTCGGAGTCGACCTGCCGCGCGACAAGCGCATCGAGGTCGCTCTTACCTACATCTACGGCATCGGCCGTACCAGCAGCCAGCAGCTGCTCGCTGTCACCGGGGTCAACCCGAACCTCCGCGTCCACGAGCTCGGCGACGAGGAGCTGGTCAAGCTCCGCGACGCGATCGAGTCCGCCGGGATCAAGATCGAGGGTGACCTGCGCCGCGAGGTGCAGGCCGACATCCGTCGCAAGATCGAGATCGGCAGCTACCAGGGACGTCGCCACCGCATGGGCCTTCCGGTCCGCGGTCAGCGCACCAAGACCAACGCGCGCACCCGCAAGGGCCCGAAGCGCACCGTTGCCGGCAAGAAGAAGGCGAAGTGA